One region of Actinomycetota bacterium genomic DNA includes:
- the gcvH gene encoding glycine cleavage system protein GcvH — protein sequence MYPEGLSYTKEHEWAKKENGVVRVGITHYAQDALGDIVYVDLPGPGTEVAAGQPFGEVESTKSVSDIYAPVTGTIKERNARLEESPDLVNQDPYGEGWMVLIESKTPAGLDGLLSATQYQEFIASEQASS from the coding sequence ATGTATCCCGAGGGTCTGAGCTACACGAAAGAGCACGAGTGGGCGAAGAAAGAGAACGGCGTCGTCCGGGTCGGGATCACCCATTACGCGCAGGACGCGCTGGGCGACATCGTCTACGTCGACTTGCCGGGCCCGGGCACCGAAGTGGCCGCGGGTCAACCGTTCGGTGAGGTCGAGTCGACGAAATCCGTCTCGGACATCTACGCTCCGGTCACGGGCACGATCAAGGAGCGCAACGCGCGCCTCGAGGAGTCGCCCGACCTCGTGAACCAGGATCCGTACGGCGAAGGCTGGATGGTCCTTATCGAGTCGAAGACCCCCGCCGGGCTCGACGGCCTCCTTTCGGCGACGCAATACCAGGAATTCATCGCCTCCGAACAGGCATCTTCTTAG
- a CDS encoding FHA domain-containing protein yields MYCTRCGHGNPDGANFCGRCGAPLAAATDDTTLTLHVGSAEEPDAESEEVAVSLDELEADQGVLVVKRGDNAGSTFLLDKDLTAAGRHPSSDIFLDDITVSRRHAEVLREGARFLVKDVGSLNGTYVNRERVDVAELSSGDELQIGKYKLMFYAASKAGV; encoded by the coding sequence ATGTATTGCACGAGATGTGGACACGGCAACCCGGACGGCGCGAATTTTTGCGGCCGTTGCGGTGCGCCGCTCGCCGCAGCCACCGACGATACGACCCTCACGCTACACGTGGGCTCCGCCGAGGAGCCCGACGCCGAATCGGAGGAGGTTGCCGTCTCGCTCGACGAGCTGGAGGCCGACCAGGGCGTGCTGGTCGTGAAGCGCGGCGACAATGCAGGGAGCACCTTCCTGCTCGACAAGGATCTCACCGCCGCGGGGCGACACCCCTCGAGCGACATCTTCCTGGACGACATCACCGTATCCCGTCGTCACGCCGAGGTCCTGCGCGAAGGAGCGAGGTTCCTCGTGAAGGACGTGGGCAGCCTCAACGGCACCTACGTGAACCGCGAGCGAGTGGACGTTGCCGAACTGTCCTCGGGGGACGAGCTTCAGATCGGGAAATACAAGCTCATGTTCTACGCGGCTTCCAAGGCGGGCGTGTGA
- the aroH gene encoding chorismate mutase → MAERVRALRGAITLDTDARDQVIERTAHLIKTMLERNAVSKSDLISIVFTATDDIRSEFPAAAAREIGISDIPLLCARELDVEGAVGRCIRVLMHLYTEKEPATLRHVYLEGAVPLRTDLPQ, encoded by the coding sequence ATGGCCGAACGCGTCCGAGCCCTCCGGGGAGCGATCACGCTCGATACCGATGCGCGTGACCAGGTCATCGAGCGAACCGCCCACCTGATCAAGACGATGCTCGAGCGGAACGCCGTGTCCAAGTCGGACTTGATAAGCATCGTCTTCACCGCCACGGACGACATCCGTTCAGAGTTCCCGGCAGCCGCCGCCCGCGAGATCGGGATCAGCGATATACCGCTTCTCTGCGCTCGCGAGCTGGACGTTGAGGGCGCGGTCGGCCGGTGCATCCGCGTGCTGATGCACCTCTACACAGAGAAGGAACCGGCCACGCTCCGTCACGTCTACTTGGAAGGGGCCGTCCCCCTCCGGACGGACCTTCCCCAGTAG
- the cmk gene encoding (d)CMP kinase, translated as MRNSGSARKRRPIVVAIDGPAGSGKTTVAKGVARSLGLDRLDTGAMYRALTLKALREGIDPSSGRALAALARKTRFEHDKQGLLVDGRRPSRAIRSPEVNRSVSEVAAHPGVRKVLVDRQRDIMGRGGFVAEGRDIGTVVAPAADVKVYLTASVAERADRRHRELSKAGVRMTKGSLKEDQIRRDRRDSTRAASPLTRARDAHVIDSTGRTAANVVAEVVALAKEASRGRRRR; from the coding sequence GTGAGGAACAGCGGTTCGGCGCGTAAGCGCCGCCCGATCGTCGTCGCCATCGACGGGCCGGCAGGCAGCGGGAAGACCACGGTCGCGAAAGGAGTCGCTCGCTCGCTCGGCCTCGACCGACTGGATACCGGCGCGATGTACCGCGCGCTCACCCTGAAAGCGCTCCGCGAGGGGATCGATCCGTCCAGCGGGCGGGCGTTGGCGGCTCTGGCTCGAAAAACCAGGTTCGAGCACGACAAGCAGGGTCTTCTGGTCGATGGACGGCGCCCGAGCAGGGCCATCCGCTCGCCCGAGGTGAACCGCTCCGTGTCGGAGGTTGCCGCCCATCCCGGGGTCCGGAAAGTGCTCGTCGACCGGCAGCGGGACATCATGGGGCGCGGTGGGTTCGTGGCGGAAGGCCGCGACATCGGGACGGTGGTGGCCCCAGCAGCCGATGTGAAGGTCTACTTGACGGCATCGGTCGCCGAGCGGGCCGACCGCCGCCACCGCGAGCTGTCCAAGGCCGGAGTTCGGATGACCAAGGGAAGCTTGAAGGAGGATCAGATCCGCCGCGACCGCCGCGACTCGACGCGGGCGGCTTCGCCGCTCACCCGCGCCCGCGACGCCCATGTGATCGACTCGACCGGGCGGACCGCCGCGAACGTGGTGGCCGAGGTCGTCGCCTTGGCTAAGGAGGCGAGCCGTGGCCGCCGACGTCGTTGA
- the aroA gene encoding 3-phosphoshikimate 1-carboxyvinyltransferase, translating into MTNGQVIEPAGRLSGELRVPGDKSISHRALLISAVGEGKCRIEGLSDSLDVGATRSVLASLGVQIISNSQSPVEAPQLSTRGSDWEILVEGRGWSGLQPPSDVLNCGNSGTTARSLIGVVAGRPFETSLDGDKSLKRRPMLRVVEPLRAMGAGIDGGEDGRYLPLRVRGGDLDGIEHRSPVASAQIKTCLMLAGMQASGETAIEEPGASRDHSERMLEYLGVSIVRSPNRVVVKSTNIQNASSLSVPGDLSSAAFLLVGAAILPGSEVTVHDVGLNPTRTGILEVLERFGARVETSEVREVCGEPRGTVTVRAGDRRPVSIGGADIVRTVDELPLVAVLGAYAEGETVLADAAELRVKESDRIATMASGLRAMGAQIDTTPDGLVVRGIGGLRGAAVEAAGDHRIAMALAIAGLGAEGPTQVSGWESVAISYPGFLSAVEDLL; encoded by the coding sequence ATGACCAATGGACAAGTCATTGAGCCGGCCGGACGACTCTCCGGCGAGCTCCGTGTGCCTGGAGACAAGTCGATCAGCCACCGAGCCTTGCTCATCTCCGCGGTCGGGGAAGGGAAGTGCCGCATCGAGGGTCTGTCGGACTCACTCGACGTCGGAGCAACCCGGTCGGTGCTCGCCTCGCTCGGGGTCCAGATAATTAGTAACTCTCAATCTCCAGTAGAGGCTCCTCAACTCTCAACTAGAGGCTCTGACTGGGAGATACTGGTCGAAGGTCGAGGCTGGAGCGGTCTACAGCCGCCCTCCGACGTCCTCAACTGCGGTAATTCCGGGACGACGGCGCGATCGCTGATCGGGGTCGTTGCCGGCCGGCCTTTCGAGACAAGTCTCGACGGCGATAAATCGCTAAAGCGACGACCCATGCTTCGCGTGGTCGAACCGCTCCGTGCGATGGGGGCGGGGATCGACGGGGGAGAGGATGGCCGCTACCTGCCCCTTCGTGTCCGGGGCGGGGATCTGGACGGCATCGAGCACCGATCGCCGGTCGCGAGCGCTCAGATCAAGACCTGTCTGATGCTCGCGGGGATGCAGGCGTCGGGGGAGACGGCGATCGAGGAGCCGGGGGCCTCGCGCGATCACAGTGAACGAATGCTCGAATACCTAGGGGTATCCATCGTGAGATCCCCGAATCGAGTAGTCGTTAAGTCGACAAATATCCAAAACGCTTCGTCGCTGAGTGTCCCTGGTGATCTGTCGAGTGCAGCGTTCCTCCTGGTAGGAGCCGCGATCCTGCCGGGCTCGGAAGTGACGGTGCACGACGTCGGCTTGAATCCGACCCGTACCGGAATCCTTGAGGTGCTCGAACGGTTCGGCGCGCGGGTCGAAACTTCGGAGGTCCGTGAGGTCTGCGGCGAGCCGCGGGGGACCGTGACGGTACGGGCGGGGGACCGTCGGCCGGTCTCGATCGGCGGAGCCGACATCGTCCGGACCGTGGATGAGCTTCCCTTGGTCGCGGTGCTCGGTGCGTACGCGGAGGGGGAAACCGTCCTGGCGGACGCGGCCGAGCTCCGGGTGAAGGAGAGCGACCGCATCGCCACGATGGCGTCCGGGCTTCGTGCCATGGGAGCCCAGATCGACACGACCCCCGATGGTCTCGTGGTTCGAGGCATCGGTGGATTGCGGGGGGCCGCGGTGGAAGCGGCCGGCGACCACCGGATAGCGATGGCCCTGGCGATCGCCGGGCTTGGGGCCGAGGGGCCGACCCAGGTCTCGGGGTGGGAGTCGGTCGCGATCTCATATCCCGGGTTCCTCTCTGCGGTCGAAGACCTGCTATAA
- a CDS encoding MerR family transcriptional regulator, with protein sequence MKTGRPYMSIGEVLGGLKPDFPEITISKIRFLETEGLIDPERTPSGYRKFYQKDMDRLRFILSLQRDSYLPLKVIRERLAAYDAGLPTGGNGGMADPSAAVAAEVQPVTKPPRPEVEADEDIAEPATALHLSESDLAAATGLELNEVQSLQSFGVICRHTMNGGTYYDQDDLLVGRIARDFLQFGVEARHLKMFRQFAEREAALFEQVVLPSFRNRSPETRKQATQSLSELTRLSRKLRHAFLRQNLRAYLSGDR encoded by the coding sequence GTGAAGACCGGCCGGCCGTACATGAGCATCGGGGAGGTCCTCGGGGGCCTCAAGCCGGACTTCCCCGAGATCACGATCTCGAAGATCCGGTTCCTGGAAACGGAGGGACTGATCGACCCTGAGCGGACCCCCTCCGGATATCGCAAGTTCTACCAGAAGGACATGGACCGGCTGCGATTCATCCTGTCCCTCCAGCGCGACTCCTACCTGCCGCTCAAGGTCATCCGCGAGCGCCTGGCCGCCTACGACGCCGGCCTCCCCACCGGCGGGAACGGCGGGATGGCGGACCCCTCGGCCGCGGTGGCCGCCGAGGTCCAGCCGGTCACGAAGCCCCCCCGTCCGGAGGTCGAGGCCGATGAGGACATCGCCGAACCGGCAACGGCGCTCCACCTATCGGAGAGCGACCTCGCCGCCGCAACCGGCCTCGAGCTGAACGAGGTGCAGTCGCTCCAGTCGTTCGGGGTGATCTGTCGGCACACGATGAACGGCGGCACCTACTACGACCAGGACGACCTGCTCGTCGGCCGGATCGCTCGCGACTTCCTGCAGTTCGGGGTCGAGGCGCGACATCTAAAGATGTTCCGCCAGTTCGCCGAGCGCGAAGCCGCCCTGTTCGAGCAGGTCGTGCTTCCGTCGTTCCGCAACCGCAGCCCCGAGACCCGCAAGCAAGCGACACAGTCGCTGTCGGAGCTGACGCGTCTTTCGAGGAAACTTCGCCACGCCTTCCTGCGGCAGAACCTGCGCGCGTACCTGTCGGGGGATCGCTAG
- a CDS encoding CDP-alcohol phosphatidyltransferase family protein, with translation MSDQIDPSAPLGSPENPSDAILTAPNLVTFARLLLIPVFLWLALGPENIAAAFVVGFFCFSTDWVDGKLARRYNQVSKIGIAIDPLFDRLAVAAGATVIIMLELAPIWTVVVVLARDGLLLAMIPILTAKGVPRPAVTWNGKAGSFGTMFAFGFWLGAAITDPPMEWMQVLAWLCYVPGVLFSYMAAVEYGRSALASLRAGRATASAG, from the coding sequence GTGAGCGACCAGATCGATCCGAGCGCGCCCCTGGGCTCGCCCGAGAACCCATCCGACGCGATCCTCACCGCCCCCAACCTCGTCACGTTCGCTCGCCTGTTGCTGATCCCCGTCTTCTTGTGGCTCGCGCTCGGGCCCGAGAACATCGCGGCAGCGTTCGTCGTCGGGTTCTTTTGCTTCTCGACCGACTGGGTCGACGGCAAGCTCGCCCGACGCTACAACCAAGTGTCGAAGATCGGCATCGCGATCGACCCGTTGTTCGACCGGCTCGCGGTCGCGGCGGGGGCGACCGTCATCATCATGCTCGAGCTCGCGCCGATCTGGACCGTGGTCGTGGTACTCGCGCGGGACGGTTTGCTGCTCGCGATGATCCCGATCCTCACCGCGAAAGGCGTGCCGCGACCGGCCGTCACGTGGAATGGGAAGGCCGGTTCGTTCGGCACCATGTTCGCGTTCGGGTTCTGGCTCGGCGCCGCGATCACCGATCCGCCGATGGAGTGGATGCAGGTCCTCGCCTGGCTCTGTTACGTGCCGGGCGTGCTGTTCTCCTATATGGCGGCGGTCGAATACGGCCGATCCGCGCTTGCCTCGCTTCGCGCCGGACGGGCCACCGCAAGCGCTGGGTAG
- a CDS encoding sugar phosphate nucleotidyltransferase yields the protein MKAVIMAGGEGTRLRPLTSNQPKPMVPMVNRPLMEHIVLLLKKHGLTDVIVTVQFLASLVRTYFGDGEDLGVSLAYATEETPLGTAGSVKNAEGALDDTFLVISGDALTDIDLEKVAAFHREKGALATVVLSRQPNPLDYGIVIADEQGRIERFLEKPGWGQVFSDTVNTGIYVLEPEIFKHIPADTQFDFSKDLFPILLEQGAPIYGYVADGYWCDVGTIETYMRAHKDVLERRVDTEIAGFEIADGVWIDDGAIVDPDAKIDGPVVLGQHAKVEAGAHIREFTVIGNNSVVKSGAFLHRAIIHDNAYVGEGVNLRGCVLGRNADVRRGARLEEGVVLGDEGFVGENAVLQPNVKVYPFKSVEAGAVIGRSIIWESRGTRTLFGHRGVSGLINIDITPDLAVRLGGAYAATLKRGSTVVTCRDQSRAARTIKRAFIAGLNGSGIHVHDLEVAPVPVARFNLRTARATGGVSVETVPGDAQSIEIRFFDSSGADIDEGAERAIERVYFREDARRAFPDEIGELRFPPRALEFYQAGLLSTLDVEAIRRANVKAVVDCAFGPTALVLPGILGRLGTDILTVNSYVDENRTTMSDEERRYRLDDLASLVRASRARFGALFDTLGERIQLVLEGGIEVPTERALLFLLDLVCERRGPGVVVLPVSAPAVAEKIAAKHGCTVRRTPHAASALTAAAADEQAIFAGGLDGAYVFPDFTPAFDALASFCRFLEILATSDGSLIERLEGIPNTHIRHATVVTPWEKKGTVMRHVATAARGDRTEDIEGLKVFHGQDWALVLPDPEDPITHVWAEGATSDAAEGWLERYVAMVRAGLV from the coding sequence ATGAAAGCCGTCATCATGGCCGGCGGCGAGGGAACGCGGCTGCGGCCGCTGACCTCGAACCAGCCGAAACCGATGGTTCCGATGGTCAATCGTCCGCTCATGGAGCACATCGTCCTTCTGCTGAAGAAGCACGGATTGACCGACGTGATCGTCACGGTCCAGTTCCTCGCGAGCCTCGTGCGCACGTACTTCGGCGACGGCGAGGACCTCGGTGTATCGCTCGCCTATGCGACCGAAGAGACGCCGCTCGGGACGGCCGGCAGCGTGAAGAACGCGGAAGGCGCGCTCGACGACACCTTCCTCGTGATCTCGGGCGACGCGCTCACCGACATCGACCTCGAGAAGGTCGCCGCGTTCCATCGTGAGAAGGGCGCGCTGGCGACCGTCGTGCTCTCGCGCCAGCCCAACCCGCTCGACTACGGCATCGTTATCGCCGACGAGCAAGGCCGCATCGAGCGGTTCCTCGAGAAGCCCGGCTGGGGGCAGGTGTTCAGCGACACGGTGAACACCGGCATCTATGTTCTGGAGCCGGAGATCTTCAAGCACATCCCTGCCGACACGCAGTTCGATTTCTCCAAGGACCTCTTCCCGATACTGCTCGAGCAGGGCGCGCCGATCTACGGCTACGTCGCCGACGGGTACTGGTGCGACGTCGGAACGATCGAGACGTACATGCGCGCGCACAAGGACGTGCTGGAGCGCCGCGTCGACACAGAGATCGCCGGCTTCGAGATCGCCGACGGCGTCTGGATCGACGACGGCGCGATCGTCGACCCCGACGCGAAGATCGACGGGCCCGTCGTGCTCGGACAGCACGCCAAGGTCGAGGCCGGCGCGCACATCCGGGAGTTCACCGTGATCGGCAACAACAGCGTGGTGAAGTCCGGCGCATTCCTGCACCGCGCGATCATCCACGACAACGCCTACGTCGGCGAAGGGGTCAACCTCCGCGGCTGTGTCCTCGGGCGCAACGCAGACGTACGGCGCGGTGCGCGCCTGGAGGAAGGAGTCGTGCTCGGCGACGAGGGGTTCGTCGGCGAGAACGCCGTGCTCCAGCCAAACGTCAAGGTGTACCCGTTCAAGTCCGTCGAAGCCGGCGCCGTCATCGGCCGGAGCATCATCTGGGAGTCGCGCGGCACGCGGACGCTGTTCGGCCACCGCGGGGTCTCGGGCCTGATCAACATCGACATCACACCCGATCTCGCCGTTCGTCTCGGCGGGGCGTACGCCGCGACCCTGAAACGGGGCTCGACCGTGGTCACCTGCCGGGATCAATCGCGTGCGGCAAGGACTATCAAGCGCGCCTTCATCGCCGGGTTGAACGGATCCGGGATCCACGTGCACGACCTCGAGGTCGCGCCCGTTCCCGTGGCGCGTTTCAACCTTCGCACCGCACGCGCGACCGGTGGCGTCTCCGTCGAGACGGTTCCCGGCGACGCCCAGTCGATCGAGATACGGTTCTTCGACTCCTCGGGCGCCGACATCGACGAGGGAGCCGAGCGAGCCATCGAACGGGTCTATTTTCGCGAGGACGCTCGCCGCGCCTTCCCCGACGAGATCGGCGAGCTGCGCTTCCCGCCGCGAGCGCTCGAGTTCTATCAGGCCGGCCTGCTCTCCACGCTCGACGTGGAAGCGATCCGCCGCGCGAACGTCAAGGCCGTGGTCGATTGCGCGTTCGGGCCGACGGCGCTCGTGCTTCCCGGCATCCTCGGCAGGCTGGGAACCGACATCCTCACCGTCAACTCCTACGTCGACGAGAACCGCACGACGATGTCCGACGAAGAGCGTCGCTACCGGCTCGACGACCTTGCCTCGCTCGTGCGGGCGTCGCGAGCGCGGTTCGGGGCGCTTTTCGACACGCTGGGGGAGCGGATCCAGCTCGTGCTGGAAGGCGGCATCGAGGTTCCGACCGAGCGCGCTCTCCTCTTCCTGCTGGATCTGGTGTGCGAGCGCCGTGGCCCCGGCGTCGTCGTGCTACCGGTCTCGGCGCCGGCGGTCGCGGAGAAGATCGCCGCCAAGCACGGCTGCACGGTCCGTCGGACGCCCCATGCAGCGAGTGCGCTGACCGCGGCCGCCGCCGACGAGCAGGCCATCTTCGCCGGAGGCTTGGACGGCGCCTATGTTTTCCCGGACTTCACCCCGGCCTTCGACGCCCTGGCTTCCTTCTGCCGGTTCCTCGAGATCCTCGCCACGTCCGACGGTTCGCTCATCGAGCGGCTCGAGGGGATCCCGAACACACACATCCGTCATGCCACGGTCGTTACCCCTTGGGAGAAGAAGGGCACGGTCATGCGCCACGTCGCGACTGCGGCCCGGGGCGACCGGACCGAGGACATCGAAGGCTTGAAGGTCTTCCACGGCCAGGATTGGGCGCTCGTCCTTCCCGACCCGGAGGACCCCATCACCCACGTATGGGCCGAGGGCGCCACGTCGGACGCGGCGGAAGGCTGGCTCGAACGGTACGTGGCGATGGTCCGCGCCGGGCTCGTCTAG
- the der gene encoding ribosome biogenesis GTPase Der: MAADVVDRPVERRKGPPLVAIVGRANVGKSTLVNRMVGRREAIEHPEPGVTRDPRGYPVDWDGTSFTVVDTGGWEPRARGLSAKVVAQAERAAKAADLIVFVVDATTGATADDLAVARSLKRGSVPVIVAANKVDDAPAERETHALERLGLGPAFPVSALHGRGSGDLLDVIAEHVRGIDPGEAPENENEAINVALVGRPNVGKSSLFNRLVSDERSIVDDAPGTTRDAVDTVVEVDGTPFRFVDTAGIRRKVKHASGPEYYGLVRSLRAIDDADVAVIMIDAAEGPTEQDQKIAQRVADAGRAAVVVLNKWDLVEEEKQKWLEREVEELLHFVSWAPLVRTSALTGRGVGKLLPVVREARAAWEKRVPTAQLNSWLREVAGRIPLGGGERPVRLKYVTQARTKPPEIVLFASGKISPQAVRGLERRLRERFGFEGTSMRVVVRVQSGRSGDKRKR, encoded by the coding sequence GTGGCCGCCGACGTCGTTGACCGGCCCGTTGAACGGCGCAAGGGACCGCCGCTCGTCGCGATCGTGGGCCGGGCCAACGTCGGGAAGTCGACGCTGGTCAACCGGATGGTCGGCAGGCGCGAGGCCATCGAGCATCCCGAGCCCGGGGTGACGCGCGACCCGCGCGGCTACCCGGTCGACTGGGACGGCACTTCGTTCACCGTCGTCGACACCGGCGGGTGGGAACCGCGGGCGCGCGGGCTCTCAGCGAAAGTCGTCGCGCAGGCGGAACGCGCGGCCAAGGCCGCCGACCTCATCGTCTTCGTGGTGGACGCGACGACCGGCGCCACGGCCGACGACCTCGCCGTCGCCCGCTCGCTCAAGCGCGGGTCGGTACCGGTGATCGTGGCGGCCAATAAGGTCGACGACGCTCCTGCCGAACGGGAGACGCATGCGCTCGAGCGACTAGGACTCGGTCCGGCGTTTCCCGTGAGCGCCCTCCACGGACGCGGCTCGGGAGACTTGCTCGACGTGATCGCCGAGCACGTCCGCGGGATAGACCCCGGCGAGGCGCCGGAAAACGAGAACGAGGCGATCAACGTGGCACTGGTGGGACGGCCGAACGTCGGCAAGTCCTCCTTGTTCAACCGGCTCGTGAGCGACGAGCGCTCGATCGTCGACGATGCGCCGGGGACGACGCGCGACGCGGTGGACACGGTCGTCGAGGTCGACGGGACGCCCTTCCGGTTCGTCGACACGGCCGGCATCCGCCGAAAGGTCAAGCACGCGAGCGGGCCCGAGTACTACGGGCTCGTGCGCAGCCTAAGAGCGATCGACGATGCCGATGTCGCGGTGATCATGATCGACGCTGCCGAAGGACCGACCGAGCAGGACCAGAAGATCGCGCAGCGGGTCGCCGACGCCGGCCGGGCGGCGGTCGTGGTCCTGAACAAGTGGGACCTGGTGGAGGAGGAGAAGCAGAAGTGGCTCGAGCGTGAGGTCGAGGAGCTGCTCCATTTCGTGTCCTGGGCGCCGCTGGTCCGCACCTCGGCGTTGACCGGTCGGGGCGTCGGGAAGCTCCTCCCCGTCGTCCGGGAGGCGAGAGCCGCGTGGGAGAAACGGGTTCCGACGGCGCAGCTCAACTCCTGGCTGCGAGAGGTCGCCGGCAGGATCCCGCTCGGCGGCGGGGAGCGCCCGGTCAGGCTCAAGTACGTGACGCAGGCCCGGACGAAGCCGCCCGAGATCGTGCTTTTCGCGTCCGGGAAGATCTCGCCGCAGGCAGTCAGGGGGTTAGAGCGGCGGCTTCGCGAGCGATTCGGATTCGAAGGAACGTCGATGCGGGTAGTCGTCAGGGTCCAAAGCGGGCGCTCGGGAGACAAACGCAAGCGCTAG
- the hpt gene encoding hypoxanthine phosphoribosyltransferase — protein MAEGASSPVGLVLEPDQIQKRVAEMGAEITRDHAGRSPILIAVLKGSVLFLADLVRSIDLPVRVDFMAISSYGDGGRSGVVRILKDLSEAIEGQDVILVEDIIDTGLTVTYLLTNLRARKPRSLEVCALLDKSVRRIIEVPIRYKGFDIPDEFVIGYGLDHNGRYRNLRSIIGVRDLEALDTDPDRIVSPYV, from the coding sequence TTGGCAGAAGGTGCATCGAGCCCCGTCGGGCTCGTTCTGGAGCCGGACCAGATCCAGAAACGCGTCGCCGAGATGGGCGCTGAGATCACGCGCGATCACGCCGGCCGCTCGCCGATCCTGATCGCGGTTCTCAAGGGATCGGTGCTCTTCCTGGCCGACCTCGTCCGGAGCATCGACCTGCCGGTGCGCGTGGACTTCATGGCGATCTCATCGTATGGAGACGGCGGCCGCTCCGGGGTGGTGCGGATCTTGAAGGACCTCTCTGAGGCGATCGAGGGGCAAGACGTCATCCTGGTGGAAGACATCATCGACACCGGCCTCACCGTCACGTACCTGCTCACGAACCTGCGCGCACGAAAGCCGCGCTCGCTCGAGGTGTGCGCCCTGCTCGACAAGAGCGTGCGGCGCATCATCGAGGTGCCGATCCGCTACAAAGGCTTCGACATCCCCGACGAGTTCGTGATCGGCTACGGCCTCGACCACAACGGCCGGTACCGCAACCTTCGCTCGATCATCGGCGTCCGCGACCTCGAGGCCCTCGACACCGATCCGGATCGCATCGTCTCGCCGTACGTGTAA
- a CDS encoding prephenate dehydrogenase: MRVALLGTGLIGGSLGLALRKLSDVEEVIAYDLDPDVRSKAVARGAAHRASDSPEDAVRGADFVFVATPVGKIPSVIQQARAGLKDGVVLTDVGSTKSRVVLEVEDLEIEGATFIGGHPMAGTEEEGIGAADPALFEGCWWILTPTERVDAGAYRALHSLLARLGAQVMALDPSQHDDLLAVISHLPHLTAAALMNLAAERGKEHGGLLSLAAGGFRDITRVAASNPDIWLDICAENAVAIAGVLREFARRIDELGDLIEAGKRDDLRKRLLTARASRRELPGRRAGGESVEVLIPVPDRPGVLSEVTTTVGNLGVNIEDLQITHAEEGGRGTLRLIISGVDEAHQVQSALSSKGYDVRLTSL; encoded by the coding sequence GTGCGCGTCGCTCTGCTTGGGACGGGGCTGATCGGCGGCTCACTCGGCCTCGCGCTCCGCAAGCTCTCCGATGTCGAGGAGGTCATCGCCTACGACCTCGATCCAGACGTCCGTTCGAAAGCCGTCGCTCGGGGAGCGGCGCATCGCGCCTCCGATTCGCCTGAGGATGCGGTGCGCGGCGCGGACTTCGTGTTCGTGGCCACGCCGGTTGGGAAGATCCCATCGGTCATCCAGCAGGCTCGCGCCGGGCTGAAGGACGGCGTCGTCCTGACAGATGTTGGCAGTACCAAGTCTCGAGTCGTGCTCGAGGTCGAGGACCTTGAGATCGAGGGTGCGACTTTCATCGGCGGACACCCCATGGCCGGGACCGAGGAGGAGGGCATCGGCGCCGCCGACCCGGCCCTCTTCGAAGGGTGCTGGTGGATCCTGACACCGACCGAGCGGGTCGACGCAGGCGCCTACCGGGCCCTGCATTCACTCCTCGCCCGCCTCGGCGCTCAGGTCATGGCGCTGGATCCGTCGCAACACGATGACCTCCTGGCCGTGATCAGCCACCTGCCGCACCTCACCGCAGCCGCATTGATGAACCTCGCGGCAGAGCGCGGGAAGGAGCACGGCGGCCTATTGTCGCTGGCAGCGGGCGGTTTCCGGGATATCACGAGGGTCGCAGCGAGCAACCCGGACATCTGGCTCGACATCTGCGCCGAGAACGCCGTGGCGATCGCCGGCGTGCTCCGCGAGTTCGCCCGGCGGATCGACGAGCTCGGCGATCTGATCGAGGCCGGGAAGCGCGACGACCTTCGGAAGCGGCTCCTAACCGCCCGAGCCTCGAGGCGTGAACTGCCTGGTAGAAGGGCTGGAGGGGAGTCGGTGGAGGTTCTCATCCCCGTTCCGGATCGCCCCGGCGTCCTGTCCGAAGTCACGACTACGGTCGGCAATCTCGGCGTCAACATCGAGGATCTCCAGATCACGCACGCCGAGGAGGGGGGGAGGGGGACCCTGCGTCTCATCATCTCGGGCGTTGACGAAGCGCATCAGGTACAAAGTGCTCTGTCTTCGAAGGGATACGACGTTAGATTGACGTCGCTATGA